A section of the Candidatus Paceibacterota bacterium genome encodes:
- a CDS encoding GH25 family lysozyme encodes MRTKLTLKIAAVLSVAPLTAGGQLVADGATSVINGVGTNLIGALIVGNNGSFTTLVITNAGAVTNTGTGSIGETSLARTNRVIVTGTNSVWANGTTLAIGRNGQFNELLVTNGGLVRNTFGNLGANSAGSSNRVVVTGAGSLWSCSETVNVGNSAPHNLLLVTNGGRVNALLGRLGNASAGNLALVTGSGSSWTTASGLFVGDATSFNQLVVSDGGGVLSGGAYVGGNFMQSGSGRSNTVVIAGAGSTWTNTSTSSVGNFGDHNRLILTNGGVMRNTAAFADLVLGWQLSGSNNALTVTGPGSLFSNRGTTAGVIVGQGGSFNELLVNAGGVVEGDIGSLGYNGPSSNNVAVIADAGSQWDNDLAFYVGRSGSGNQVLITNGGLVRAPAVYVGSNPGSSNNMLWIEGGSLIVTNLAHNAVLDVRRGSNVLQSGWIQADRLLLTNLASRLIFNGGTLSVDASRVSHGTLFRIGDGTHPATMILAGNGVHDFTGTLAAIVSPNATLTGNGAIGGLLVVASGAQLAPGSSIGKMIVSNTPTLQGVVRMEISKDGVALTNDQIEVHAALTYGGSLVVSNLGPTALAAGDSFKLFSAVSYAGAFSGLELPVLGPGLLWTNKLLADGSVEVYAVPAREPGVDVSHYQGETGVSQAGWNQMFAEGKRFAFIKATEGLSVLDAAMANNADRATAAGLRAGVYHFAHPELRPTTNGAVQEADYLLAYAGNYVGPGYLRPVLDLEAGSILTTTELTDWVIAFAEEIVAHRGPGAAPVIYCSQFYANIELDSRLANYDLWLRTITALDPATNEPPIVSFADPTGVFNNWSFWQYSDTGSSGGISPLDLNICHSEFKPLNSFLIPAVANPVPPVITGEPQSRTVTVSNNASFTVTVAVSSSTPLYYQWRLGGTNLAGATARSLTVTNAQFSDAGEYTVVITNAADSVTSAVALLTVTPPQPPFQGIALYEENFDGYVSPSVVTAAGTTNGFKVFYGAASGPSDFTAQFGFDYSTVVSPATIPAAPYSTNGTTRGLSLTVNKDASGAAAALNLYPLSQTFTGSVALKFDLWINFPNTSTATEHALFGINHSAEVTNRVGQATSDGLFFAVSSDGQVSSGSATLRDYAVFRGGEDGTIPVLLTTDNTDFGPEPLLGVNFDSADAGFGALFPPKALPSFTTPAGAAGNRWVSVEVRQQTNLLTWVLNDVIVAQYTNTSAFTNGNILIGYNDAFTSIGGADNFAVFDNLRVETAVPDYDQDGLADAWEIVYFGNLAAQPEDDLDGDGVSALHESLAGTNPTNAASALRMLSAEPANNDILLTWATVGGRSYVVQRATNDTAGLTAAFVDLSPVIVAGGTNEAATNYLHTGGATNPAGYYRVRLEP; translated from the coding sequence ATGAGAACCAAGCTGACACTCAAAATTGCGGCCGTCCTGTCGGTCGCGCCACTCACCGCCGGCGGGCAGCTTGTGGCGGACGGTGCGACCTCCGTCATCAATGGTGTCGGCACCAATCTTATTGGCGCGCTGATAGTGGGAAACAACGGCTCGTTCACGACGTTGGTCATCACCAACGCCGGCGCGGTGACCAACACCGGCACCGGGAGCATCGGCGAGACCTCTCTCGCGAGGACCAACCGGGTGATCGTGACCGGCACCAATTCCGTCTGGGCCAACGGCACCACGCTGGCCATTGGCCGCAACGGGCAGTTTAACGAGCTGCTCGTGACCAACGGCGGTTTGGTTCGGAACACCTTTGGCAACCTCGGTGCCAACAGCGCCGGATCGAGCAATCGCGTGGTGGTGACCGGCGCCGGTTCCCTCTGGTCCTGCAGCGAGACGGTGAACGTGGGCAACTCCGCGCCGCACAACCTTCTGCTCGTCACCAACGGTGGCCGCGTAAACGCCCTCCTCGGCCGTCTCGGCAACGCCAGCGCGGGGAACCTCGCGCTCGTCACGGGCAGCGGTTCATCCTGGACCACCGCCAGCGGCCTGTTCGTGGGAGACGCGACCAGCTTCAACCAATTGGTGGTCTCCGACGGAGGCGGCGTGCTGTCGGGTGGGGCTTACGTGGGGGGCAACTTCATGCAGAGCGGGTCCGGCCGGAGCAATACGGTCGTCATCGCCGGCGCAGGCTCGACATGGACCAACACGAGCACGTCCTCCGTCGGGAACTTCGGCGACCACAACCGTCTGATCCTCACCAATGGCGGAGTGATGCGGAACACGGCGGCCTTCGCGGACCTGGTGCTGGGCTGGCAGCTCTCGGGCAGCAACAACGCGCTTACGGTGACCGGTCCCGGTTCGTTGTTCTCCAATCGCGGCACCACCGCCGGGGTGATAGTCGGACAGGGCGGCTCCTTCAATGAACTGCTGGTCAACGCCGGCGGCGTAGTGGAAGGCGACATCGGTTCGCTCGGGTACAATGGCCCGAGTAGCAACAATGTCGCGGTGATCGCTGACGCCGGCTCCCAATGGGACAACGACCTCGCGTTTTACGTCGGGCGATCCGGCTCGGGCAACCAGGTGCTCATCACCAACGGCGGCCTCGTCCGGGCACCAGCGGTATACGTCGGCTCCAACCCGGGCTCTTCCAACAACATGCTGTGGATCGAGGGCGGCAGCCTGATTGTGACCAACCTAGCCCACAACGCCGTGCTGGACGTGCGCCGCGGGTCGAACGTTCTCCAGTCTGGATGGATCCAGGCCGACCGGCTGCTGCTGACCAACCTCGCCAGCCGCTTGATCTTCAACGGCGGCACATTGTCCGTGGACGCGAGCCGGGTCAGCCACGGCACGCTCTTCCGGATCGGCGATGGCACCCACCCCGCCACCATGATTCTCGCCGGCAACGGCGTCCACGACTTCACTGGGACATTGGCCGCCATCGTCTCTCCCAATGCCACGCTCACCGGCAACGGCGCGATTGGCGGTTTGCTGGTGGTGGCCAGCGGCGCCCAGCTCGCGCCCGGTTCCTCCATCGGCAAGATGATCGTGAGCAACACGCCCACGCTGCAAGGCGTGGTTCGCATGGAAATCAGCAAAGACGGCGTGGCGCTGACCAATGATCAAATTGAGGTGCACGCCGCGCTGACATACGGCGGTTCGCTGGTCGTGAGCAACCTTGGGCCGACGGCGCTGGCCGCTGGCGACAGCTTCAAGCTCTTCAGCGCCGTGAGTTATGCCGGCGCCTTTAGTGGCCTCGAACTGCCTGTGCTGGGACCTGGCCTGCTTTGGACTAACAAACTGCTGGCGGATGGCTCGGTCGAGGTGTACGCCGTGCCGGCGCGCGAGCCGGGCGTGGATGTCTCGCACTACCAGGGCGAAACCGGGGTCTCGCAGGCCGGTTGGAACCAGATGTTTGCCGAGGGCAAGCGCTTTGCCTTCATCAAGGCTACCGAAGGGTTGAGCGTGCTGGACGCGGCGATGGCCAACAACGCCGACCGCGCGACGGCGGCGGGATTGCGCGCCGGCGTTTATCACTTCGCGCACCCGGAACTCCGGCCCACCACCAATGGCGCGGTGCAGGAGGCCGACTACCTGCTCGCCTACGCCGGCAACTACGTCGGCCCCGGTTATCTGCGGCCCGTGCTCGACCTGGAGGCCGGTTCGATCCTCACCACGACGGAGCTTACGGACTGGGTGATTGCCTTCGCCGAGGAAATCGTCGCGCACCGGGGCCCGGGCGCGGCCCCAGTCATTTACTGCTCGCAATTCTACGCGAACATCGAGCTGGACAGCCGTCTGGCGAATTATGACCTGTGGCTGCGCACCATCACGGCGCTGGATCCTGCCACCAATGAACCGCCGATCGTGAGCTTTGCCGACCCCACCGGCGTGTTCAACAACTGGTCCTTCTGGCAATACAGCGACACCGGCAGCTCCGGCGGCATCAGCCCGCTGGACCTGAACATCTGTCACAGCGAGTTCAAACCTTTAAATTCATTCCTGATTCCCGCCGTCGCGAACCCCGTGCCGCCGGTGATCACCGGCGAGCCGCAGAGCCGGACCGTGACGGTCAGCAACAACGCCAGCTTTACCGTCACCGTGGCCGTCAGCAGTTCGACGCCGTTGTACTACCAGTGGCGCCTTGGCGGCACGAACCTGGCCGGTGCCACCGCGCGCTCGCTGACGGTCACCAACGCCCAGTTCAGCGACGCGGGCGAGTATACCGTCGTGATCACCAACGCCGCCGACAGCGTCACCAGCGCGGTGGCCCTGCTGACCGTCACACCGCCCCAACCGCCGTTCCAGGGCATCGCGCTCTACGAGGAGAACTTCGACGGCTATGTCAGCCCGAGCGTCGTCACCGCCGCCGGCACCACCAACGGTTTCAAGGTGTTCTACGGCGCGGCCTCCGGCCCGTCCGATTTCACCGCCCAATTCGGCTTCGACTACTCGACCGTCGTATCGCCCGCGACCATTCCCGCAGCGCCGTACTCGACCAACGGCACCACCAGAGGGCTGTCCCTGACGGTCAACAAGGACGCGTCCGGCGCGGCGGCGGCGCTCAATCTCTATCCCCTTAGCCAGACGTTCACCGGCAGCGTCGCGCTCAAGTTCGACCTGTGGATCAACTTCCCCAACACCTCAACGGCGACCGAACACGCGCTGTTCGGCATCAACCACTCTGCCGAAGTCACCAACCGCGTGGGCCAGGCGACCAGCGATGGGCTGTTCTTCGCCGTCAGCAGCGACGGCCAGGTGTCGTCAGGCTCGGCGACGCTGCGCGACTACGCGGTATTTCGCGGCGGCGAGGACGGGACAATCCCGGTGCTGCTCACCACCGATAACACCGACTTCGGCCCCGAGCCCCTGCTGGGCGTGAACTTCGACAGCGCAGATGCCGGGTTCGGTGCGCTGTTTCCGCCAAAGGCGCTTCCCAGTTTCACGACGCCTGCGGGCGCCGCCGGCAACCGCTGGGTCAGCGTCGAGGTGCGCCAGCAAACCAACCTCCTCACTTGGGTGCTCAACGACGTCATCGTCGCGCAATACACCAACACCTCTGCCTTCACCAACGGCAACATTCTCATCGGCTACAATGACGCCTTCACCTCGATCGGCGGCGCGGACAACTTCGCCGTGTTCGACAACCTTCGCGTGGAAACCGCGGTGCCTGATTACGACCAGGACGGCCTCGCCGATGCCTGGGAAATCGTGTACTTCGGCAACCTCGCCGCTCAGCCGGAAGATGACTTGGACGGGGATGGCGTGTCCGCGTTGCACGAATCCCTGGCCGGGACGAATCCCACTAACGCCGCCTCCGCTTTGCGGATGTTGAGCGCCGAGCCGGCCAACAACGACATCCTGCTGACCTGGGCGACGGTGGGTGGGCGCAGCTACGTCGTCCAACGCGCCACCAACGACACCGCCGGCCTGACGGCGGCTTTCGTGGACCTCAGCCCGGTTATTGTCGCCGGCGGCACGAACGAGGCTGCCACGAACTATCTACACACGGGCGGCGCAACCAATCCCGCGGGCTATTACCGGGTGCGGCTGGAACCATGA
- a CDS encoding FG-GAP-like repeat-containing protein: MKKLCLLLLLKVKFARADGGPGNALLFAHTVHSVSVPHAIALNAYPFTVTAWFQWEIPEDTLLVRKYDGAFNGWRIRIVNERLYASYFASSTNFVSEGAFGLDGGFVGDPDWHHFAFTVDANGGKVYLDGVLTASGAWSGTPAAATTSHNLILCGSDLPVIGNLRLDEVSLWNTALSQAQIQSNKNRSLAGNEPGLVAYYRCDETNGSSTLGDSAPAGGLNHGSFTPFTVLFGQSQVFPFTPFVETLPATAVSADNATLNGVANPAGTNTSAWFEWGATTNYGSTTAPQPVGSGMGNVNFNQVLGGLSGGVVCHFRAAASNALGVALGVDQSFSVPLFTPVNFNFAQLHRGSLAWGDHDNDGFLDLLITGLDDSPYTVLFRYTGTNFAPVLTPFPGVTGDTRNGAAAWGDFDNDGRLDVALSGSTHPSVLSLVGQVWRNYGLGFSNIQAGISGAVSGSLAWGDYNNDGRSDLLMAGYPVGCAIWNNSPFGFAVAYAGIDYVYDGAARWGDYDNDGRLDILAAGLGGAKLWRNTTNGFINSSIQLPLVRDASIAWADYDNDGRLDFFLTGLDYANNWHSELWRNTGSGFSHVPTPGLPGVYHGAVAWGDCDNDGRPDLLLTGATTTNAAGQPSGSVSQLWRNTAGGFVNSGLDLPGVAYSAVAWGDYDNDGKLDFGLMGATNLIGGGVGGNLTQIWRNNTGGPNHAPSPPGGLSASAANGIVTLTWNAASDTETPSSGLTYNLRMGTAPGGSDLIGPMAAGSGLRLLPEMGNRQLARCWSTAALPVGVPLYWSVQAVDSAFAGSPFAPEAGFRLVQAPPLLTAVTNTSLPFGDTSGDGIVDQLELNVVLSNYFATSPWLHLTNVAGLGGTNVTFALTDDPVAGAFGVEYTTNFADWHFLGPATPRYLFTDTNAPAVPQRHYRLRWP, encoded by the coding sequence ATGAAAAAGCTATGCCTGTTGTTGTTGTTAAAGGTCAAGTTCGCCCGTGCGGATGGGGGACCCGGCAACGCGCTGCTCTTCGCTCATACGGTTCACTCCGTTTCCGTGCCGCACGCCATTGCGCTTAACGCGTATCCGTTTACGGTCACGGCCTGGTTTCAGTGGGAGATCCCTGAGGACACGCTGTTGGTCCGAAAATACGACGGTGCTTTCAACGGCTGGCGGATTCGAATCGTCAACGAGCGGCTTTACGCTTCGTATTTTGCCAGCAGCACAAACTTCGTCTCGGAAGGCGCCTTCGGCCTCGACGGCGGATTCGTGGGCGATCCTGACTGGCATCACTTCGCCTTCACGGTGGATGCCAACGGCGGGAAGGTGTATCTGGACGGTGTCCTCACGGCGTCCGGCGCGTGGTCGGGCACGCCGGCTGCGGCAACCACGAGCCACAACCTGATTCTGTGCGGCTCCGATCTGCCCGTAATAGGCAACCTTCGGCTGGATGAGGTAAGCTTGTGGAATACGGCGTTGAGCCAGGCCCAGATTCAGTCGAATAAAAATCGCAGCCTGGCCGGGAACGAACCGGGGTTGGTGGCCTATTATCGCTGCGATGAAACCAACGGCTCCAGCACCCTGGGTGACAGCGCGCCGGCGGGTGGGTTGAACCACGGCTCGTTCACGCCGTTCACCGTGCTGTTCGGGCAGTCGCAAGTTTTCCCGTTTACGCCCTTTGTGGAGACGCTCCCTGCGACCGCCGTCAGTGCGGACAACGCGACGTTGAACGGCGTGGCCAACCCGGCGGGCACGAACACCAGCGCGTGGTTCGAGTGGGGCGCGACGACCAATTATGGCAGCACCACGGCCCCGCAGCCGGTCGGCAGCGGGATGGGAAACGTGAACTTCAATCAGGTCCTGGGCGGGCTCTCGGGCGGTGTGGTGTGCCATTTCCGAGCCGCGGCCTCCAACGCCCTGGGCGTGGCGTTGGGCGTTGATCAAAGTTTCAGCGTTCCACTCTTCACCCCGGTCAACTTCAATTTCGCCCAACTGCATCGCGGATCGTTGGCCTGGGGCGACCATGACAACGACGGGTTTCTCGATCTCCTGATAACGGGCCTGGACGACAGCCCGTACACAGTTCTTTTTCGATACACGGGGACCAACTTCGCCCCGGTGCTTACACCGTTCCCCGGCGTCACGGGCGATACCCGAAACGGCGCTGCCGCCTGGGGCGACTTCGACAACGACGGGCGATTGGACGTCGCGTTAAGCGGCTCCACGCATCCGAGCGTACTCAGCTTGGTCGGCCAGGTCTGGCGCAACTACGGGTTGGGCTTTTCGAACATTCAGGCCGGCATCTCGGGTGCCGTCAGCGGATCCTTGGCATGGGGAGATTATAATAATGACGGGCGCTCGGACCTTCTGATGGCGGGATATCCCGTGGGATGCGCGATTTGGAACAATTCCCCTTTCGGGTTTGCGGTTGCGTATGCGGGGATCGATTATGTCTATGACGGAGCGGCGCGGTGGGGTGACTACGACAACGACGGACGGCTGGACATTCTGGCGGCAGGTCTGGGCGGCGCCAAATTGTGGCGGAACACCACCAACGGTTTCATCAACAGCTCCATCCAACTGCCCCTCGTGAGGGATGCTTCGATTGCCTGGGCTGACTATGACAACGACGGCCGGTTGGATTTCTTTCTCACCGGTTTGGATTACGCCAACAACTGGCACTCAGAACTATGGCGCAATACGGGCAGCGGTTTCAGCCATGTTCCGACACCAGGACTGCCGGGGGTCTACCACGGCGCGGTGGCCTGGGGCGACTGCGACAACGACGGCCGCCCCGACCTCCTGCTTACGGGAGCGACCACCACCAATGCCGCCGGCCAACCCAGCGGAAGTGTATCCCAACTGTGGCGAAACACCGCCGGCGGGTTTGTCAACAGCGGCCTGGATCTTCCCGGCGTCGCCTACAGCGCGGTCGCGTGGGGCGATTACGACAATGACGGAAAACTGGACTTCGGCCTGATGGGGGCCACGAACCTTATCGGAGGCGGGGTGGGCGGGAACCTCACGCAGATCTGGCGCAACAATACCGGGGGTCCAAACCACGCGCCCTCGCCACCGGGAGGGCTGAGCGCAAGCGCGGCCAATGGAATTGTGACGCTCACCTGGAATGCCGCCAGCGACACGGAAACGCCCTCCAGCGGATTGACCTACAACCTGCGCATGGGCACCGCTCCGGGCGGCTCCGATCTCATCGGGCCAATGGCCGCCGGCAGCGGGCTGCGGCTTCTCCCGGAAATGGGCAATCGGCAACTGGCCCGGTGCTGGTCCACTGCCGCGCTGCCCGTGGGCGTGCCGCTTTACTGGAGCGTGCAGGCGGTCGACTCCGCGTTCGCCGGATCACCCTTTGCGCCCGAGGCCGGTTTCAGATTGGTTCAGGCGCCACCGCTGTTGACGGCAGTCACAAACACCAGCCTCCCTTTCGGCGATACGAGCGGCGATGGAATCGTGGATCAACTGGAATTGAACGTCGTCCTTTCGAATTATTTCGCGACCAGCCCGTGGCTTCACCTGACCAACGTCGCCGGACTCGGCGGCACCAACGTGACCTTTGCCCTCACCGACGATCCGGTTGCCGGCGCGTTCGGCGTGGAATACACCACCAACTTCGCGGACTGGCATTTCCTCGGGCCCGCCACGCCGCGGTATCTCTTCACCGACACCAACGCCCCTGCCGTTCCGCAGCGCCACTACCGCCTGCGCTGGCCGTGA